In Deltaproteobacteria bacterium, the sequence GCGGCTGCGCGTCTCCAGACCGTCTCCGCCAAGTGCGCCTCCTATTCCCCTCAGCGGACCAAACCCCTCATTTCCGCGCACCCCACTTGCCTTTTCCGCTGTTTTCCACCATGCCAAAGAGCGATTTCCGGGCGTGTCGCGCCCCTGCCCCGCGTTCTTTTATCTATTTTTCAAGGAGGCCTCATGAAACGTATCCTGCTGTTCGCCCTGGTGGTTCTGACCCTGTGCGCGTCCACGGCTTCGGCCAAAAAATTGATCGTGGCCACGGACACCAACTTCCCGCCCTTTGAATTCAAGGATCCCGAAACCGGCAAGCACACCGGGTTCGATGTCGAGCTGTGGGACGCCATCGCCAAGGAAATCGGCGCCGAATACGAACTGCAGCCCATGGACTTCAACGGCATCATTCCCGGCCTGCAGTCCGGACAGCTTGACGTCGGCATCGCCGGCATGACCATCAAGCCCGAACGGGCCAAGGTCGTGGACTTTTCCGATCCGTACTACAACGCGGGCCTGCTGATTCTGGTCAAGGCCGACAACACCGACATCACCGATGTCAAGAGCCTGGCCGGCAAGACCGTGTCCACCAAGCTCGGCACCACCAGCGAGGACTTCGCCAAGAAGGAAGCGGGCGCCAAGGAAGTCAAGCTCTTCCCCAACAACGACGCCATGTTCATGGAACTCATGGCCGGCGGCGCGGACGCGGTCATTTTTGACTCTCCAGTGGTCTCGGATTTCATGCGCACGGCCGGCAAGGGCCAGGTCAAGGTTGTCGGGCCGCTGTACATGGGTCAGTCCTACGGCATCGCCTTCCCCAAGGGCAGCGACCTGCCCGCCAAGGCCAACGCGGCCCTGAAAAAGCTCAAGGACAGCGGTGCCTACCGCGAACTGTACATCAAATGGTTTGGCACCGAACCCAAATAATCCCTGACACTCCCGAGGCGGGGAGCTCCCTCCCTGCCTCCATTTCGAGACGCCCATGGCTTTCCAATTCGAACCTTCCGTTATTCTCGACACCCTGCCCATGCTCATGCGCGGGGTCTGGTACACGATCTACCTGACCGTGGGCGGCCTTTTTTTCGGCTTCCTGCTCGGCGTGACCACGGGCCTCATGAAACTGGCCCGCCCCTTTTTGGCCCGCAAAATCGCCGAATTGTACGTGGAATTGATCCGGGGCACGCCCATGCTGGTCCAGGCCATGTTCCTCTATTACGGCGTGCCCATGGCCGTTGGCCTGCGCATCCCGCCGCTGGTGGCCGGCATCATCATCATCGCCATCAACTCCGGGGCCTACATTGCCGAAATCGTGCGCGGAGCCATCCAGTCCATCAACGTCGGCCAGACCGAGGCCGGACGTTCCATCGGCCTGACCCGGGCCCAGACCATGCGCCATATCATCTGGCCCCAGGCCTTGCGGCGCATGATTCCGCCGCTGGGCAACCAGTTCATCATCAGCCTCAAGGACACATCGCTGCTCATGGTCATCGGCGTGGGCGAACTGCTGCGCACGGGCCAGGAAATCGTGGCCGTCAATTTCCGGGCCTTCGAGGTCTACATGGCCGTGGCCATTGTCTATCTGGCCATGACCATGACTATTTCCAAGCTGTTGCGCATGGTTGAAAACCGTTTGACGACCAGGACCAGATAAAGGCCGGACCATGATCGAAATCACAAATCTGCACAAAAAATTCGGGGAACTGGAAGTTCTGAAAGGCATCGACCTGCGCATCGCCGCTGGCGAGGTGGTCTGCATCATCGGGCCGTCGGGCTCGGGCAAGTCCAC encodes:
- a CDS encoding amino acid ABC transporter permease, with the translated sequence MAFQFEPSVILDTLPMLMRGVWYTIYLTVGGLFFGFLLGVTTGLMKLARPFLARKIAELYVELIRGTPMLVQAMFLYYGVPMAVGLRIPPLVAGIIIIAINSGAYIAEIVRGAIQSINVGQTEAGRSIGLTRAQTMRHIIWPQALRRMIPPLGNQFIISLKDTSLLMVIGVGELLRTGQEIVAVNFRAFEVYMAVAIVYLAMTMTISKLLRMVENRLTTRTR
- the glnH gene encoding glutamine ABC transporter substrate-binding protein GlnH — protein: MKRILLFALVVLTLCASTASAKKLIVATDTNFPPFEFKDPETGKHTGFDVELWDAIAKEIGAEYELQPMDFNGIIPGLQSGQLDVGIAGMTIKPERAKVVDFSDPYYNAGLLILVKADNTDITDVKSLAGKTVSTKLGTTSEDFAKKEAGAKEVKLFPNNDAMFMELMAGGADAVIFDSPVVSDFMRTAGKGQVKVVGPLYMGQSYGIAFPKGSDLPAKANAALKKLKDSGAYRELYIKWFGTEPK